In the genome of Bradyrhizobium arachidis, one region contains:
- a CDS encoding MAPEG family protein has translation MTLAEWCVFGAVLLYLSTIVSIKWIRFRGFDNSRPRDPAFYADAIAQRALGAHQNGIETFPFFAFAVLLAEFRDSPQRLIDELAVLFLIVRIAYVLTYLGNRPTLRSILWSIGFAINLGIFFMPALMRFLPV, from the coding sequence ATGACACTCGCGGAATGGTGCGTCTTCGGAGCGGTGCTGCTTTATCTGTCGACGATCGTCTCGATCAAATGGATCAGGTTTCGCGGCTTCGACAATTCACGGCCGCGCGATCCCGCCTTCTATGCGGACGCCATCGCGCAGCGCGCGCTCGGCGCCCACCAGAACGGCATCGAGACCTTCCCGTTCTTCGCCTTCGCCGTCCTGCTCGCCGAATTCCGGGATTCGCCGCAGCGCCTGATCGACGAGCTCGCGGTGCTGTTCCTGATCGTGCGGATCGCCTATGTGCTGACCTATCTCGGCAACCGCCCGACGCTGCGCTCGATCCTCTGGAGCATCGGCTTCGCGATCAATCTCGGGATCTTCTTCATGCCGGCGCTGATGAGGTTTTTGCCGGTGTGA